DNA from Papio anubis isolate 15944 chromosome 1, Panubis1.0, whole genome shotgun sequence:
TTGCAATCCTTAGTTCCTCCCATTCCACTCTGTCTTACCTCAGGACTCAGGAAGTTCTCAGTGTCTGACCTCGCTTCTTCCCATGGCAAAGTGATTTCTGAGATTAGAAACTTCAAATCCTCTTGTGATTAGCATGAGTTGCATCTCGTTTCAGAGCCCACCATGTtgggcacttaataaatattaaacatttcttatGGGGTATCACATCACCTGCATCTCTTCCCATTGGCTCCCTGCCAGCATGCACAGATAGTCTCTTCTGGATTCCATTGTTGAAGGCAGGAAAACTCtgcccttcttcttttcttttttctcctccctcaTTGGGACATACGGTCTCTGTTGAGGGCAGAGTGAGGAACCTCAACAGGCATTGTGTGGCTTGGGGTCAGCCTAGGCTGTTGCCTCTGAACCCTGtgttgcactgcagcctaggaaGGTTGGGAGTGCAGAGGACCAAAGGAGACACACAGGGAGTCCTGGAAGAAGAATTGGTGTTGGTCAGCATTTCTAGAGTCAGACATGCAGATCCCATCCCTCTGTCCTCCCACCCATTGGTCATCCCACCTGCCTCCATTTCTAGACAGTTCCTGAAAGATCAGGATATGATGTATGCAAAGAGCCCAGAGAGCTTCAGCTGTaggaagcttgcagtgagcaagcaGCTCACCCCAGCTTCAACTCACCGCATCCACTTCCCCTCCACAGTGGTCTGCAAGAAGAATCTGGACAGCACCACTGTGGCCGTGCATGGTGAGGAGATCTACTGCAAGTCCTGCTATGGCAAGAAGTATGGGCCCAAAGGCTATGGCTATGGGCAGGGCGCAGGCACCCTCAGCACTGACAAGGGGGAGTCTCTGGGCATCAAGCACGAGGAGTGAGTAAAAGATCCTCTCCCAACCTTTTTCTTGAGCTCTCTCCCCTACCCCTGTATTAGGCCTCACATGTATTTGCAACCATTTTTGGGTAAGCAATGGAAGGCTCAGAAAACCAGTTATTTAAAAGGCACCACAGAGCAGCGCCTATGTGTCAGGCTGCTGCAGGAGCTGGGCATTCAGCAGGGACTAAAacaggccaggctcctccctgcaaGGAGCATGCATTCTATATTTGTATAAGGGTCAGAGCTGGGAGGGGCCCAAGAATTACTTAGTTcaatttcctctttttgtttttgaaagggaatcttgctctgttgcccaggctggagtgcagtggtgcaatcttggctcactgcagcctctgcttcttgggctcaagtgatcctctcgcctcagcctcccgagtagctgggagtataggtgtgtgccaccacatctggctaattttgtattttgtagagacagggttttgccatgttacctcctctttttatagataagaaaatccAGCCCAGGCTCAGTGACTTGCCTGGGGTCCCACGGCTAGtgagtgtcagagtgagaccaGGGGCTCAGGGCAGCACCACTGCCACACCAGCCTCACTCTCAGCCCTGCTGTCTCTCACTACTGAGGAGAAGTCATTTCCCTTTCTTGGAAATGCCATAGGGTGTCATCAGCCCCACCACCCCCCGTTACCCCACAGCACTCCCTGGCCTCTGGGTAAACGGTGGCTGTTGGCAGTCAGCCTGGCTGGCTCCTCAGCCTGGGGAGGTGGACGGAAATGATGGATGAGTTACCAAGTTTCAGCCAAGGTCATTGCCCCAGTGGGAATGATTCATCAGCAGATTTCTCCTGGAAAGAATCTGCTAATACACCAGCTGCAGGAATGAGGGGCAGAGGAGGGCAATTCTTAGCAAATGGGGTGTTAAATGAATCTGGAGTTAACTGGGTGACCGAGGGAAGTATGATGTTATAATGGAAATAACATTGTGCTGAGGCTTGGTttgtccatctgtaaaatgggagatgACCCTAGAGGCCCTAGCCTTTGTGACTCTGGCAGAGAGAACTGCCCGCTGCTCTGGCATGAGATGAAGGTAGGGTCATGCCCTCTCAGTGCCAGCCCCACCTGTACTTACATTGTAAGTCACCTCACCCCATGCCCTTCTCCATGCAGAGCCCCTGGCCACAGGCCCACCACCAACCCCAATGCATCCAAATTTGCCCAGAAGATTGGTGGCTCCGAGCGCTGCCCCCGATGCAGCCAGGCAGTCTATGCTGCGGAGAAGGTGATTGGTGCTGGGAAGGTAAGGCGGCTGCTGGGCATGAGAGGGATCGGGGGAGATATCTTCCTGATATGTGGATTCCAGAACTTTTAAATTGGTGACCCTAGCTCTGCTCAGGGCAGCCTGAGCACTGGGGTTTAACCTCTTCCCTTTGTTCCTGTGGATTGCATGTACCTGTGCTTTCCAGTCTCCAAGGAGCTCATATCAGCCATGAGCAGTAACATCCCTAGCATTGATGGACAATGGGCCATTCATAGGGAGTGGCAATGATCAATCTGTATCTCCAATATTGGAGAACAGAATGTAAGGGTACATGGATGGGCTGCAGAGGGTCCACAAAGCCCCAAAAATTATATGCAAAGTTTCATGGGAACATGTCTGCTTCTTAGATCCATAGCTTTTATCAGATTTTCAAAGGATTTGTGATCCCAAAAATATACATTCTGTTTCATGGAATGTGGACTCCCAGAAACCCATCCAAATACCCCCAGGGCAGAGATTTTCAAGGTTCAGGCCTATCAGAGCCTCCTAGGAAGCTTTTTTCACACTGTTTAGAATTGCCACACATGCTCTTCCCCCATGATATTCTGACAGTAGCCCCCAATCACCAATGCACAGTGAGAATCACTTCACAGTGAGAATCACTGTAGCAAACCGACAGTTCCCAATTGAGCTGATCACTTCCTTCAGTTAGGCCGCAGTAGAGAAGAGGTAGAACTCTTGCCCCCGGGGTTTGCAGTGTCAGATTAGCAGTCAGAAAATCACAGAGGAGATGTCTTTCAGCTATGAGGCCAGAGAGGATTTCTGGAGCATCATGTGAGGCCTGAGATAGAAAAGTGActtggccaagatcacacaacaaGGTTATGGAACTCCTGGGCCTAGAGCCCATCTTCAGCTCTTCTGGATTTGGGTTTTGGCTTTGAAGGCTTTTCGACCTTGAGAAATGGGATAAGGGAATGGATCAAGAAATGTTGAGCAACTAACACTTAGGCCAAGGTTAGACTCTCTACTCTCACAGTCATGGTTGGACGGAGATGGGAATTAGTATCCCTGTTGTACAGATGAAGGAACTGGGAGTCAGAAGGATTACATAACTTGCCCTGATCTGCTAGAAAGGGGCTAAGCCAGGCTCAAGCCCAGGTTTGTCTGACTCTGAAGCCCTTGCTCTTACTACTGTTACTACTGTTAATGCTACTTTGGGCCATTTAGCCTCTTTAAACCCATTTCCAAGGCTGCAAAATGGGAAGGGATTGTTAATCCTAGCATGGTAATTAAGACCTTAGACTCTAGACAGCCTGCTTTGAATCCTAGTTTTGCCATTTATTGGCTGAGTGGTCTTGGGAAAATTTATCCTTCctaagtttcagttttgcagcTCTAAAGTGGACCTGAATAGTGGAGGAAATGCAAAGTGGACCAAGTAATGGTCCCTGACAAATaaggcagtttttttgtttgtttttgtttttgttttttgttttttgttttggcagaatctcactcttgttgtctaggctggagcgcagtggcgcgatctaagctcactacaacctccgcctcccagattcaagcgattctgctgcctcagcctcccgagtaggtgggactacaggcatgtgccaccacacccagctaatttttgtaggtttagtagagatggggtttctttttttttttttttttggagacggagtctcgctctgtcgcccagactggagtgcagtggccggatctcagctcactgcaagctcggcctcccgggttcacgccattctcctgcctcagcctcccgagtagctgggactacaggcgcccgccacctcgcccggctagttttttgtatttttagtagagacggggtttcaccgtgttagccaggatggtctcgatctcctgaccttgtgatccgcccgtctcggcctcccaaagtgctgggattacaggcttgagccaccgcgcccggctgagatggggtttcaccatgttggccaggctggtcttgaaccagcctggacctcataatccacctaccttggcctcccaaaggtctgggattgtgaggtgtgagccaccacgcctgactaccAGGCAGttttaatgattaaatgagataatacatgtttaaCATGCAATGTAGTACCTGATATGTCCTCAGTACagttttgctattgttattattattgtttattttcaggGATTGTTATGAGGTCACAATGAAGATCCTTGCCATTGACTAAAGGATATGAAAACAGGAGACATTAATACTATTGTTAAGTTGGGTTTTTTGTTCTATCTCATTATGagaatagaaaattattaagaatagCTAAGAATCACTATTTCCATTACTTAGGCAGGCTATAAGGTAAAGTTAGGGCTGTACTAAGGAGTAGGATAAGATAATTTTGCATTCAAGTGGAAAAGGTAGGGAGAAGCCCCCACCTTTCTATTGCCTCGCTCAAGAAATGTTGAGGAGCTGGGAATACGTTTGGGTGCTTATGAATAGCAAAGGGATTCAGCTTATTTTGGCAGGGGAGTGGCTAGGAAATATGAGGAGAGGTGTTGGTCTAGGTGTGATTCAGTTTTTCTCCAGCCTGGAGAGCTTGGGGTAGCAGCCCCTTGCTTTATAGAGGAGGCAGCAAAGGCTGGGTGACTACTGAGGTTGCACTGGCACCGACCTAGACCCAGTCCCCCAATTTCAGCTCTTTAGAGAAGAAGCCAATGGGCAAGGTTAGGCAACCAGGAAATCTGAGGGGATGAATTTCCCTTCTCATCCGCCAGCCTGGGCACTAGGAGTGTCTTTGCCCTTAAAAGGCCTTGTTTTGTCTTATCTGACTGCTGCCTGCCTCTTGCTTTTCCTGGGTTAAGCAGAGCTGTCTACACATCAGCCTCTTAGCCTGCCCAGCTGTTGATGGGAGCTGGCTTCTAAGAAGTCTGTCTGTGCAACGTACCATCACTGTGTACAAACTTgggcctcactttttttttctgggagagcTGTTTGCCCTGTGTTACAGAATGGATGTGAGGACTAGATTAAACATATGATGCCTGGTCACAGAGAAGGTATTTGTAATTGGGATTCTCCTGGACCAGCCCAGCCTCTGAAGTTCTAGAATTAGGTGCCTCCTTTGCCCAAAGGCTATCAGCTATTGGAGGGTAGGGTGGCAGTATGTCCCCACTGGGTAGCTGTGAACATTAACTGACTTCACCAgtgtaaagtgcctggcacagggcctggcacagaggaagCCAGAGTCAATGTTGTCTAGTATCACTTTGGAAGGAGAATCAGTCTATGAAATTGCATTAAACTCAGCAGGGGAAGTCCTAAGGAGTGTAGTTTCTCCAGGGGCCACAGAAGACCCTTTGTGTCTCTATGAGATGCCCCAAGGCAACACGGGGCAGAGAGGTCTTCCTGGTGAGGGCTGTTCAAGTACTAAGTGACAGTACCAGGAGGAGTGCAAAGCCCTGGCTCACACCACTGATCTACTGGCAAGATGGGTCTGGAGAAGGCTCATCTGGCCCAGCCAG
Protein-coding regions in this window:
- the CSRP1 gene encoding cysteine and glycine-rich protein 1; its protein translation is MPNWGGGKKCGVCQKTVYFAEEVQCEGNSFHKSCFLCMVCKKNLDSTTVAVHGEEIYCKSCYGKKYGPKGYGYGQGAGTLSTDKGESLGIKHEEAPGHRPTTNPNASKFAQKIGGSERCPRCSQAVYAAEKVIGAGKSWHKSCFRCAKCGKGLESTTLADKDGEIYCKGCYAKNFGPKGFGFGQGAGALVHSE